The Sorangiineae bacterium MSr11367 genome window below encodes:
- a CDS encoding C4-type zinc ribbon domain-containing protein, which translates to MSITEQIRSLEELASVDAELKILEDQLTQERSTLDALRGSLEKLEDKLKTDRAHIAALDKTRSDLVAEVRQMNQQIEHSREKMNRSRNEREANAAQRELEELRKLLRDREEEIGKLTTEAEGARQQIESTEGEASKISAELGSQEGDISSRLSEVEAQKAKRVSDRQVAMKKLPPVLYRRYDQIRSKRGTGIAQTSDGTCKACNMALPPQLFHRLRREPLLDQCPSCNRIIYFVSPAAAAQPVKEG; encoded by the coding sequence TTGAGCATTACCGAGCAGATTCGTTCGCTCGAGGAACTGGCCTCCGTCGATGCGGAGCTGAAAATCCTCGAGGACCAGCTCACACAAGAGCGTTCAACGCTCGACGCCCTTCGAGGAAGCCTCGAGAAGCTGGAAGACAAGTTGAAGACGGACCGCGCCCACATCGCTGCGCTCGACAAGACGCGCTCCGATTTGGTGGCCGAGGTTCGGCAGATGAACCAGCAAATCGAACACTCGCGCGAGAAGATGAACCGCTCGCGCAACGAGCGCGAGGCGAACGCCGCGCAGCGCGAACTCGAGGAGCTCCGCAAGCTCCTGCGCGATCGCGAAGAGGAAATCGGCAAGCTGACGACGGAGGCCGAAGGGGCCCGTCAGCAAATCGAGTCGACCGAGGGTGAGGCCAGCAAAATTTCCGCTGAGCTGGGATCCCAAGAAGGCGACATCAGCTCGCGTTTGAGCGAGGTCGAAGCGCAGAAGGCCAAGCGCGTGAGCGATCGCCAGGTGGCGATGAAGAAGCTTCCGCCCGTGCTCTACCGCCGCTACGACCAAATTCGCAGCAAGCGCGGAACGGGCATCGCGCAAACGTCCGACGGCACGTGCAAGGCCTGCAATATGGCCCTTCCGCCGCAACTTTTTCATCGCCTGCGACGTGAGCCATTGCTCGACCAGTGCCCGTCGTGCAACCGTATCATTTACTTCGTATCGCCTGCGGCGGCAGCGCAGCCGGTGAAAGAAGGCTAA
- a CDS encoding four helix bundle protein, producing the protein MQAKPAHRPSGFHVLELAIQAIELLRPIVAHIRRCDRDLGEQLRRALSSIALNIAEGNRSQGGHRIARFSTAAGSNSESRAALRVAVAWGYVHPHEIEAGEQLLNRIAAMLHRLGAVR; encoded by the coding sequence ATGCAAGCAAAACCGGCCCACCGCCCCTCTGGCTTTCACGTCCTCGAACTCGCGATTCAAGCCATCGAGCTCCTTCGCCCCATCGTTGCACATATCCGGCGCTGCGACCGCGACCTGGGCGAGCAGCTTCGACGCGCCCTTAGCTCCATCGCTCTGAACATCGCCGAAGGCAACCGCAGCCAAGGCGGCCATCGCATCGCGCGCTTCTCCACCGCCGCGGGCTCCAACAGCGAATCACGCGCCGCCTTGCGCGTTGCGGTCGCCTGGGGCTACGTACACCCCCACGAAATCGAAGCGGGCGAGCAGTTGCTCAATCGCATCGCCGCCATGCTTCACCGCCTCGGCGCGGTGCGATAG
- a CDS encoding phosphopantetheine-binding protein — translation MNERNNLSNTSNAANDNVVLADLGTMIREVIGEEWAEDVPIEMETSFAKDLELESIEFVALAERLKEKFGKEVDFAGWLGSMELEQILQLRVGQLVEFIVRCNSASPTA, via the coding sequence ATGAACGAACGAAATAACCTTTCCAACACATCCAACGCAGCGAACGACAACGTCGTCCTCGCCGATCTCGGGACGATGATTCGCGAGGTCATCGGCGAAGAATGGGCCGAGGACGTGCCCATCGAAATGGAGACGTCGTTCGCCAAGGACCTCGAGCTCGAGAGCATCGAGTTCGTGGCCCTTGCAGAACGGCTCAAGGAAAAATTCGGCAAGGAGGTCGACTTCGCTGGCTGGCTCGGCTCCATGGAGCTCGAGCAGATCCTGCAACTGCGCGTGGGCCAACTCGTGGAGTTCATCGTTCGATGCAACTCGGCATCGCCCACGGCGTAG
- a CDS encoding class I SAM-dependent methyltransferase → MIAGALIGGALVALGLFDSLNKRGRAAALQRLAPATADVAPEHMFIVRPGVVLDDATRRAASAHARAMGLLALDLVSPKLASWRVQLFLTMGNPATYRRDRIGNGVSACDALLVDRETLARATHGGRAPAEPKDAIEFAKLAATLKHYASTEMDFAVAPSLETPGISLDERRRLLRMAFGNYVGPVIALHVALTLLTLFLAPMWGLAALLIRHLEIFISTLGTPLAPRDRAVYFVARTPVELASTFGSMKEAPGRRTTEQELQQAYDTLLAQGTSRFFERPREDCPICGSRALSKALEIGDRYQGKPGRFTLSRCDSCRHVFQNPRLSIEGLNFYYRDFYDGHGEEELAGLFASTPDLYRARARMVAGVDQPRRWLDVGAGHGHFCSIARDILPNTRFDGLDLAESIEDAERRRWVDRGIRGLFPEVAPTLVAAAEHYDVISMSHYLEHTTDPRAEIAAAANVLQEGGLFFIEVPDPESRFARLLGRQWMPWFQPQHLHFLSTGNLERLLREYGFEPVLWHRGEAHQPVDFTFGTYLLFADLAPLIDGPWRNTRSGAIKRVFCGFLRMLSLPVFLFANVLDRILAPFVRRPGWSNTYRVVARRTSLSPAE, encoded by the coding sequence GTGATTGCTGGCGCACTAATCGGTGGGGCACTCGTGGCCCTGGGTCTGTTCGACTCCCTGAACAAGCGCGGTCGCGCGGCGGCGCTTCAACGCTTGGCGCCTGCGACGGCGGATGTGGCACCCGAGCACATGTTCATCGTGCGGCCCGGGGTCGTCCTCGACGACGCCACGCGCCGTGCGGCGAGTGCGCACGCGCGTGCCATGGGGCTCTTGGCGCTCGACCTGGTGTCGCCCAAGCTGGCCTCGTGGCGTGTGCAACTGTTCCTCACCATGGGGAACCCGGCCACGTACCGGCGCGACCGCATCGGCAATGGCGTCAGCGCGTGCGATGCGCTTCTCGTGGATCGCGAGACCCTTGCGCGGGCGACGCACGGCGGCCGCGCCCCGGCGGAGCCCAAGGATGCCATCGAGTTTGCCAAGCTCGCGGCGACGTTGAAGCACTACGCCTCGACTGAGATGGACTTTGCCGTCGCCCCGAGCCTCGAGACGCCGGGCATCTCGCTGGACGAGCGGCGCCGTCTTCTTCGCATGGCGTTCGGCAACTACGTGGGCCCCGTGATTGCGCTGCACGTGGCGCTTACCCTCCTCACGCTTTTCCTCGCCCCGATGTGGGGCCTCGCCGCGTTGCTCATTCGCCACCTGGAGATCTTCATCTCCACGCTGGGCACGCCGCTCGCACCGCGCGATCGCGCCGTCTACTTCGTGGCGCGCACGCCCGTGGAGCTCGCGAGCACGTTCGGTTCCATGAAAGAAGCGCCCGGTCGCCGCACCACCGAGCAGGAGTTGCAGCAGGCCTACGACACGCTGCTCGCGCAGGGCACGTCGCGCTTTTTCGAGCGGCCGCGGGAAGATTGCCCCATCTGCGGTAGCCGCGCGCTGTCGAAGGCGCTGGAAATCGGCGATCGCTACCAAGGCAAGCCGGGGCGCTTCACGCTCTCGCGGTGCGATTCCTGCCGGCACGTCTTTCAGAATCCGCGCCTGTCGATCGAAGGGCTCAATTTCTATTACCGCGACTTCTACGACGGCCACGGCGAAGAGGAGCTCGCCGGCCTGTTTGCCTCGACGCCCGATCTCTACCGGGCGCGCGCCCGCATGGTCGCCGGTGTGGATCAACCGCGCCGTTGGCTCGACGTGGGCGCAGGCCACGGGCACTTTTGCAGCATTGCGCGCGACATTCTGCCGAACACGCGCTTCGACGGCCTCGATCTGGCCGAGAGCATCGAGGACGCCGAGCGCCGTCGCTGGGTGGATCGCGGCATCCGCGGTCTCTTCCCCGAGGTGGCCCCAACGCTGGTCGCCGCCGCGGAGCACTACGACGTCATCAGCATGAGCCATTACCTCGAGCACACGACCGATCCGCGCGCCGAGATCGCGGCCGCGGCCAACGTTCTGCAAGAGGGTGGCCTCTTCTTCATCGAGGTTCCCGATCCCGAGAGCCGCTTCGCGCGCCTTTTGGGCCGCCAGTGGATGCCGTGGTTCCAGCCGCAGCACCTGCACTTCCTCAGCACGGGCAATCTGGAGCGTCTGCTGCGCGAATACGGTTTCGAGCCAGTCCTCTGGCACCGCGGCGAAGCGCACCAACCGGTGGACTTCACCTTCGGCACCTATTTGCTCTTCGCCGATCTGGCCCCGCTCATCGACGGCCCCTGGCGCAACACCCGCAGCGGCGCCATCAAGCGCGTCTTCTGCGGCTTCCTGCGCATGCTCTCACTCCCGGTCTTCCTGTTCGCCAACGTCCTGGACCGCATCCTCGCTCCGTTCGTGCGCCGCCCGGGCTGGTCCAACACCTACCGCGTCGTCGCCCGCCGCACCTCCCTCAGCCCTGCGGAGTGA
- a CDS encoding bifunctional homocysteine S-methyltransferase/methylenetetrahydrofolate reductase — translation MTARPLRPFLEHLVSEPLVVDGATGTQLYERGILYSTCFEELNVSRAEVVTRVHEDYVRAGATVLETNTFGANALRLEKHGLQSRVRELNLAGVNLAREAAGGRAYVAGAIGPSGYFLGEASAGDLAKVRTALREQADALVEGGVDVLVVETFRQPNELLVALDAAVKASAGKVPVVACASLDEHGRMADGTSALDIAAQLRDEGASVVGVNCSDGPMNVLSAAEQMLRLGLPVWAVPNAGLPRRVDERLVYVSTPEYFGLYARRMFKLGVRAVGGCCGTTPEHIKRIAASARMAGAADAREPDSNVVVRDEGTSQVSVLPRGLLPVPFEKKSDLAAKIGKQFVVSVEVNPPIGLDPTKAVNAARMLKEGGVDVINIADGARAQARMSNLVMAGRIQREIGMETILHVCGRDRNLLGTLAHLLGAHDMGIRNLVVITGDPPKMGEFPDATPVYDLDSIGILKLAARLNNGIDPGGRALGDVTRFVLATGAEPSALNYPREIERLKAKKEAGAELVMTQPVYDPEALERFLVDIAPLELPVLVGLLPLASYRNAEFLHNEVPGMQVPEHVRERMRKAGSGAAGRKEGVAIAREMLAAVRDKVAGAYIMPPLEKYELALEVIDGFQGPITATRALG, via the coding sequence ATGACTGCGCGTCCCCTCCGTCCGTTCCTCGAGCACCTTGTGTCCGAACCCCTCGTCGTCGATGGGGCCACGGGCACGCAGCTCTACGAGCGAGGCATCCTGTACAGCACGTGCTTCGAAGAGCTCAACGTTTCCCGCGCCGAGGTCGTCACCCGCGTTCACGAGGACTACGTGCGGGCCGGCGCCACCGTGCTGGAGACGAACACGTTCGGCGCGAACGCTCTGCGCCTCGAGAAACACGGCCTCCAGTCGCGGGTGCGCGAGCTCAATCTCGCCGGCGTCAACCTGGCGCGCGAGGCGGCAGGCGGGCGTGCCTACGTGGCGGGCGCCATCGGGCCGAGCGGCTACTTCCTCGGTGAGGCGAGCGCGGGCGACCTCGCCAAGGTCCGCACCGCCCTGCGCGAGCAGGCCGATGCGCTCGTCGAGGGTGGGGTCGACGTTCTCGTCGTGGAGACCTTCCGCCAGCCCAACGAGCTGCTCGTGGCGTTGGATGCGGCGGTAAAGGCTTCGGCGGGCAAGGTTCCCGTGGTGGCCTGCGCATCGCTCGACGAGCACGGCCGCATGGCCGACGGCACCTCCGCGCTGGACATTGCGGCGCAGCTTCGCGACGAGGGTGCCTCGGTCGTGGGGGTCAACTGCTCCGATGGCCCCATGAACGTCCTCTCCGCCGCCGAGCAGATGCTCCGCCTCGGCCTTCCCGTCTGGGCGGTGCCCAACGCAGGCCTTCCGCGGCGGGTCGACGAGCGCCTCGTCTACGTCTCCACGCCCGAGTACTTCGGCCTCTACGCGCGCCGCATGTTCAAGCTCGGCGTGCGCGCCGTCGGCGGGTGTTGCGGCACCACGCCCGAGCACATCAAGCGCATTGCCGCCTCGGCACGCATGGCCGGCGCCGCCGATGCGCGCGAGCCCGACTCCAACGTCGTCGTGCGCGACGAAGGCACCTCGCAGGTCTCCGTCCTGCCGCGCGGCCTCTTGCCCGTACCCTTCGAAAAGAAGAGCGATCTCGCCGCCAAGATTGGCAAACAGTTCGTCGTCTCGGTCGAGGTCAATCCGCCCATCGGCCTCGACCCGACGAAGGCCGTGAACGCCGCGCGCATGCTCAAAGAGGGCGGCGTCGATGTCATCAACATCGCCGACGGTGCACGCGCGCAGGCGCGCATGAGCAACCTGGTCATGGCCGGTCGCATCCAGCGCGAGATCGGCATGGAGACCATCCTTCACGTCTGCGGGCGCGATCGCAACCTGCTGGGCACCCTGGCGCATCTTCTCGGGGCCCATGACATGGGCATTCGCAACCTCGTGGTCATCACCGGTGACCCGCCGAAGATGGGCGAGTTCCCCGATGCGACGCCGGTCTACGATCTCGATTCCATCGGCATTTTGAAGCTCGCGGCACGCTTGAACAACGGCATCGACCCCGGCGGTCGCGCGCTGGGCGATGTCACGCGCTTCGTGCTCGCCACCGGGGCCGAGCCCTCTGCGTTGAACTACCCGCGTGAAATCGAGCGCCTCAAGGCGAAAAAGGAGGCGGGCGCGGAGCTGGTGATGACCCAGCCCGTCTACGATCCGGAGGCGCTGGAGCGGTTCCTCGTGGACATCGCGCCGCTCGAATTGCCGGTGCTCGTGGGGCTTCTGCCGCTGGCGAGCTATCGCAATGCGGAGTTCTTGCACAACGAGGTGCCGGGCATGCAGGTGCCCGAGCACGTGCGCGAGCGCATGCGCAAGGCGGGAAGCGGCGCCGCGGGGCGCAAGGAAGGCGTGGCCATCGCACGCGAGATGCTCGCCGCCGTGCGCGACAAGGTCGCGGGCGCGTACATCATGCCGCCGCTCGAGAAGTACGAGCTGGCACTCGAGGTGATCGACGGCTTCCAAGGCCCCATCACCGCGACGCGCGCGCTCGGCTAG
- a CDS encoding alpha/beta hydrolase has translation MQLGIAHGVDLHVQELGSGPPVVMLHGLFGNLATWYFTTAAELSKSHRVIVYDLRGHGRSARTPYGYDVATMAGDLDAVVEQVAQDDVTLVGHSYGGVIALAYALRCPHRVRKLALIEAPLPPLDTGELWSRYTAVAKADTASMLASLPNAVRDALVAGGRRAGRFLETVRFLSLESSLRDDLARAEMSDAALASLACPLLAVYGTASGVRPSGERLARVVAGTDYVTLEGGHDLPQESPVALTRELVRFIDG, from the coding sequence ATGCAACTCGGCATCGCCCACGGCGTAGACCTGCACGTTCAAGAGCTCGGAAGCGGCCCGCCCGTGGTCATGCTCCACGGTTTGTTCGGAAACCTGGCCACCTGGTACTTCACCACCGCCGCCGAGCTCTCGAAGTCGCACCGCGTGATCGTTTACGACCTGCGCGGCCACGGACGCAGTGCGCGAACGCCGTACGGCTACGACGTCGCGACCATGGCGGGCGACCTCGACGCGGTGGTGGAGCAGGTTGCCCAGGACGACGTGACCTTGGTGGGCCACAGCTACGGCGGTGTGATTGCGCTGGCCTATGCGCTGCGCTGTCCCCATCGGGTGCGCAAGCTGGCGCTGATCGAGGCGCCGCTGCCGCCGCTCGATACCGGTGAGCTCTGGTCGCGGTACACGGCCGTCGCCAAAGCCGATACCGCGTCGATGCTGGCGTCGCTGCCGAATGCCGTGCGCGATGCGTTGGTGGCGGGCGGGCGCAGGGCAGGACGCTTTCTGGAGACGGTGCGCTTCTTGAGCCTCGAGAGCTCGCTGCGCGATGACCTCGCGCGCGCAGAAATGTCCGATGCGGCGCTGGCGTCGCTCGCGTGTCCGCTGCTGGCCGTGTACGGCACCGCATCGGGGGTGCGTCCTTCGGGCGAGCGGCTCGCGCGCGTCGTTGCCGGGACGGACTACGTCACGTTGGAGGGGGGACACGATCTGCCACAGGAATCCCCCGTGGCCCTGACCCGAGAACTCGTGAGGTTCATCGATGGCTGA
- a CDS encoding FAD-binding oxidoreductase has product MSELSIELERALPSLRRSTDPADRVAYARDLWPRHHLAVRAGNVAEHRPGVIVWPSCTEEVRALVQWARGTRTPLVPFGAGSGVCAGILPREDVVVVDLKRMTRWRTLEPNAPSLDVEAGHVGLPLEEELGRRGFTLGHFPSSILCSTVGGWVAARSAGQNSGYYGKIEDMVASLECVTGRGEVVRLHRRTNGPDLVPLVVGSEGTLAIVTSATLRLHRAPSSRGFASWSFPSTEDGWEAMRVLFQSGLRPAVCRLYDPFDAMLARRGSVKSHSSREKKAPGAGAAALRALLRRPAAFNALVDSGLGTKAFGGALIVAVFEGQGDQPTRDAEAARRLVESCRGEYLGEGPARRWMAHRYSISYRQAPTIASGLFLDTMEVCATWSRLGALYHGVRRALGESVFVMAHLSHAYPDGCCIYFSFAGSAAPGAKAGEWDAACERVYDATWQRALDAAIAAGGTLAHHHGAGRSKAPRLGRELGRGVDVVRALKRAFDPDSILNPGNLIPPIEPFPYADDAHPKAVHA; this is encoded by the coding sequence GTGAGCGAGCTCTCCATCGAACTGGAACGCGCCCTTCCTTCGCTGCGAAGAAGTACCGATCCCGCCGATCGCGTCGCCTATGCGCGCGATCTCTGGCCACGCCATCACCTCGCCGTGCGCGCAGGAAACGTGGCCGAGCATCGTCCGGGTGTCATCGTGTGGCCGAGTTGCACCGAGGAGGTTCGAGCCCTCGTGCAATGGGCACGAGGAACGCGCACGCCACTCGTTCCCTTCGGTGCCGGCAGCGGCGTGTGCGCGGGCATCCTGCCGCGCGAAGACGTGGTGGTCGTCGATTTGAAACGCATGACGCGGTGGCGCACGTTGGAGCCAAACGCGCCATCGCTCGACGTGGAGGCGGGCCACGTGGGGCTGCCGCTGGAAGAGGAACTCGGGCGGCGTGGCTTCACGTTGGGGCACTTCCCTTCCTCGATTCTGTGTAGCACCGTGGGCGGCTGGGTGGCCGCGCGCAGTGCGGGGCAGAACTCGGGCTACTACGGAAAGATCGAGGACATGGTCGCCTCCCTCGAATGCGTCACCGGGCGCGGCGAGGTGGTGCGCCTGCACCGCCGCACGAATGGGCCCGACTTGGTGCCCTTGGTGGTGGGCAGCGAAGGCACCTTGGCCATCGTCACGTCCGCGACGTTGCGCCTTCACCGCGCCCCGTCGTCGCGCGGCTTCGCCTCGTGGAGCTTTCCCTCGACCGAAGACGGGTGGGAGGCGATGCGGGTGCTGTTTCAATCGGGGCTGCGGCCGGCGGTCTGCCGTCTGTACGATCCGTTCGATGCGATGCTCGCGCGGCGCGGAAGCGTGAAGAGTCATTCGTCTCGCGAGAAGAAGGCTCCGGGCGCAGGCGCCGCGGCGTTGCGGGCGCTCTTGCGGAGACCGGCGGCGTTCAATGCGCTCGTCGACAGCGGCCTCGGGACGAAGGCCTTCGGCGGCGCGCTCATCGTCGCCGTGTTCGAGGGACAGGGTGACCAGCCGACGCGCGATGCCGAGGCGGCGCGAAGGCTCGTGGAGTCGTGCCGCGGCGAGTACCTCGGCGAGGGGCCCGCGCGCCGCTGGATGGCGCATCGCTATTCGATCAGCTACCGGCAGGCTCCCACCATCGCATCGGGGCTCTTTCTCGACACGATGGAGGTCTGCGCGACGTGGTCACGCCTCGGCGCGCTCTACCATGGCGTGCGCCGCGCCCTCGGGGAAAGCGTGTTCGTGATGGCGCACCTGAGCCACGCCTACCCCGACGGCTGCTGCATCTATTTTTCGTTCGCGGGAAGTGCTGCACCGGGAGCCAAAGCCGGCGAGTGGGACGCCGCGTGCGAACGCGTCTACGACGCCACATGGCAGCGCGCGCTGGATGCCGCCATCGCCGCGGGCGGTACGCTCGCCCACCACCACGGTGCGGGCCGCTCGAAAGCGCCCCGCCTCGGCCGCGAGTTGGGACGCGGCGTCGACGTCGTGCGCGCCTTGAAGCGCGCATTCGATCCCGATTCCATTTTGAACCCGGGCAATCTGATCCCGCCCATCGAGCCATTCCCCTATGCGGACGACGCACACCCGAAGGCGGTGCACGCATGA
- a CDS encoding alpha/beta hydrolase, whose translation MAETVVEGVRLHYQRLGVEGAPLRAVFVHGLVMDNLSSWYFTVANALAAFGDVVLYDLRGHGLSERPAEGYREVDMLGDLRGVLDATVGDAPVILVGNSYGAFLSVRFALRHPERVAGLVLVDGHLGDDDFGERMAATLSLQGEEADRAIAASFQNWLGRQSTRKATKLANMARALVNGTSLVRDLRATPPLTAADFERITAPALALYGESSDVIARSLPLVARMPHCTVRVLPGCTHSILWEATNEVKTRIVDFCREVRP comes from the coding sequence ATGGCTGAAACCGTCGTAGAAGGCGTGCGCCTGCATTACCAGCGGCTCGGTGTGGAGGGGGCGCCGCTCCGCGCCGTGTTCGTGCACGGGCTGGTCATGGACAACCTGTCGAGTTGGTACTTCACGGTGGCCAATGCGCTGGCAGCGTTCGGTGACGTGGTGCTCTACGATTTGCGCGGCCACGGTCTGAGCGAGCGTCCCGCGGAAGGTTACCGCGAGGTCGACATGCTGGGCGACTTGCGCGGCGTGCTCGATGCGACGGTGGGCGATGCGCCGGTCATTCTCGTGGGCAACAGCTACGGGGCTTTCCTCTCGGTGCGATTCGCACTGCGCCACCCCGAGCGGGTCGCGGGGCTGGTGCTCGTGGACGGGCACCTGGGCGACGACGACTTCGGCGAGCGCATGGCCGCGACGCTTTCGCTCCAAGGCGAAGAGGCCGATCGCGCGATTGCGGCCTCGTTTCAGAACTGGCTCGGCCGCCAGAGCACGCGCAAAGCCACCAAATTGGCCAACATGGCCCGGGCCTTGGTGAACGGCACCAGCTTGGTGCGCGATCTCCGGGCGACGCCACCGCTCACCGCCGCGGACTTCGAGCGCATCACGGCGCCGGCGCTGGCGCTCTACGGCGAAAGCTCCGACGTGATCGCGCGCAGCCTGCCCCTGGTGGCCCGCATGCCGCATTGCACGGTGCGGGTGCTGCCGGGGTGCACGCACTCCATCCTGTGGGAGGCCACCAACGAGGTGAAGACGCGCATCGTGGACTTCTGCCGCGAGGTGCGACCGTGA
- a CDS encoding four helix bundle protein, producing MQARTPHRPSKFHVLELAIQAIELLRPTVAHIRRCDRDLGEQLRRALSSVALNIAEGNRSQGGHRIARFSTAAGSNSESRAALRVAIAWGYILSHEIEASERLLDEIAATLHRLGARH from the coding sequence ATGCAAGCAAGAACACCCCACCGCCCCTCCAAATTTCATGTCCTCGAACTGGCGATTCAAGCCATCGAGCTTCTTCGCCCCACGGTTGCACATATCCGGCGCTGCGACCGCGACCTGGGCGAGCAGCTTCGGCGCGCCCTCAGTTCCGTCGCCTTGAACATCGCGGAAGGCAATCGTAGCCAAGGCGGCCATCGCATCGCACGGTTCTCCACCGCCGCGGGCTCCAACAGCGAATCCCGCGCCGCCTTGCGCGTTGCGATTGCCTGGGGCTACATCCTTTCCCACGAAATCGAAGCCAGCGAGCGACTGCTCGACGAAATCGCCGCCACGCTTCACCGCCTTGGCGCAAGGCACTAA